TACCGTATTAATTTGATATATAATggtttttaatgaaattagaataattaataaaagttatttgtgacttttctaccattaagataTATATTGACAAAGTCTTTTTTAATGGTTATGGTTAtgttttatattataaaataaaataaaaaattcaatataatatcttacgttcaaaatgacataaatagttttaaaagattgattttgaaattaactaaaaaaactttatattttatgttttcatatATACATCTGGAAGATTATATACATCTAgaagattaaaatggttttgatatatttatttaaagcacaataaattagaaataaaaaatctttcaaaaataatgatttttttttgaaagattttttattgacaaaactaagatctgATTATCTTTCAATATATGGTTTGTTTATAAACAAACACATTCGGAATAAGCACCCCAAGAACAAGAAACCATAAACAGAACTCAATTTTAAACTAATCAACTGTCATAATCATAATtcataaaccttagggtaaacAAGCAATCTTGCTTCTCTagtttccaccaccaccaccgctgccATAGAGGGAACCACCAACATCACCTCCATACCCACCTTCACGACGACCACCGTagccgcctcctcctcctccaccatatCCACCGCCTCTATATCCACGGGatccaccgccaccgccatATCCACCCCCACGACGACCGCCACCGCCTCCATATCCACCTCCACCACGACCGCCTCCGCCGCGAGCCTGGGCTTCGTTCACAGTGATGCTACGGCCGTCAAGCTCATTGTCGTTCATCCCCTCGATTGCGTTCCTCATGGACTCGTCAGAAGTGCAGGCCACGAATCTGAAACCCCTGGACCTTCCAGTCACGATCGTTCACAACCTTAGTATCAATGATtatacatgtttaaaaaagaaaagcgagaaaaaaatatgaaaatgtctgATGTATGCCGACAACGTACTCTTATTCCATCCGTGTATGACGAGGAATCAATACTAGTATTATATGAAGTGGGGTTTGTGAaagtaataatattattttttcacgttttaaaataaattatgtgCAAATTgtgaaataatattattttattacaaACTCAACAATCTGAACTGAAATAACCTAATTGAGATCTGGTTGGTTTGGTTCCGGTTTAGAAGCAAAAATCAGAAAGTATAAATTGATCCAAACCGATTATGTTTGATTCAAATATTTAAACAcctaaaatcaaaatcaatctGGTGCGATTATACCCGTCTAATTTATATAATCCAACATCTGTTATTGTTCTACATAAACAAACTAAAACCAATATTTACATAACAACATAAACAAACAGCAAAATATTAATCTCATAAGTAACTTATTATAtcttaaatttcaaaaaagaaaacttATTATATCTTAGCAATAATGGCTGCGCAAGGTAAAAGAAAAATGTGTTAGGGTGCAATTgcaaaattaaaatgaataaatGTAAAGGACCCGAGCTCTTAGGCGGAATGGcacaaaaaaaaatcccaatAGCATTGGGTTTGATCAGATTCATTGGATATTCAATCTCAAACTCGATATTCCCGAATCGAAGTGACCgtatatagtaaaaaaaaattgaatagatCCAACTCAACCCACTAAAACATGTTTGGTCCGTTCAGATTCGTTGCATTTGCATATCAGACCGCACCCGCTTATATGTTTGACACTATAAAGGTTTTCTAAAACATTCATATGACCACTTTACCATATTCCAGATTAGGTTAAAATACAATAGCTAGGAAAAAGATTATTTAAATACAAAGACgataaaaatttattatttttgtacCTAATTTGgtcattaatttttaattgactAAGTAGGTAAAAAATATGCATAATCAAAACATGAAATTTGTTCAGAGTTAATTCCTTAAAAGTGGCACCTTATTGCTCATATATTCGTAACATTTCAATAACAGGATTAGTATAAAAAGAGGTGACACCATACCGTCATCGACCATCAAGTCTCTATTGTTTAACAAAAGAATTGAAAAAATGATCAATATTTTATTCTTTGTATGTTGTTTGGTGGCTAGCAGTGCTAACCAAAGAGTTGATGGCATGCAAAATACATTACAAGAAGAGTTGGAGTTGGAGACACAATTAAAACTTATTAACAAGCCTCCTGTTAAAAGTATTAAGGTATACCAGCTCGCCCTCATATATATGTATTTGCTTATTTTTGTTCTATTTCATATTTGAACTCACTGCATGTTTTCAATAATTTaagtttaataatttttttttctgaatcttGGTTTCAATAGACAAAATTTGGATATATTGTTGATTGTATTGATATTAACAAGCAACCGGCATTTGATCATCCTTTATTAAAGAATCATAAGTTGCAGGTAAATACATTAAGTCTAATTAAATGTGGCAAATTTTAGTCATCTTTCGATTATTaaaattctttgttttttctttaatGTAGAGAAAAcctaacaataaaaaaaagattggaaatCCCAATTTGAGGAATTCACTATCGAAACTCAAATTTGGACTTGAGAAACCATGTCCAAAAGGAACAGTTCCTCTTCGGAGGACAACAAAAAACGATCTCATTGGAGCTAAATCATTACTAGATAACCAAGTTTTGGCACAACAAAGACCTGGATATCATTCTCATGTAAGTTTTCTTTGAATATaaaatattcttttttattactttattaAATTACGTACATATAATTATTTGATTAAAATGATGATGTAAAATTTATTGAATTAATAGGTTGCTGAGGTACACATCAATCCCCTTGGAACTTATTATGGTGTTAATGGAACTACTAGCGTTTGGCAACCAATTGTTGAAAAGGATCAATCAAGCGCCGCTTTTACATGGGTTCGAAATGGACCATTAAATGCAACAAATGAAATTGATTTTGGGTGGCATGTGAGTTTAATCTATGCATTTATCaccatagtttttttttcctgaaaatTTGTATGCATGTATGACTTGTTAATTCAATACAAAAATCACTTGCTAATTTGTCTCACACATTGGTGTAAGGTGGCTCCACAACTATACAATGGTGATGTTGGAACGCATTTATTCGCACAATGGACGGTaggaaaattttcaattttatttttgaatcttGCTCAGTTgcttttcatttaaaaataaattcataAATCATCTCCTAGAAATTTTAACATAATATTATAAAATGACAGAGAGATACTTTCCAAAAGACAGGATGCTACAATGTGCTATGTTCAGGTTATATGCAAACTGATCCAAGACATTATCTTGGTGAACGTTTGCATCCCACATCTGTACCGGATGGAGACTTATATGAGATTCACATTGCGATTGTCCAGGTGATGaatgttattaattattaatacaaTTCACATAAGCTTAAAATATATTCAATTTTCTAACAATGAATTACAATGTAAATATAATGTTATATGTATCAGGACATAGTTACCAGAAATTGGGTGTTGAATTTTAATGGGATAGATATTGGATATTTTCCAGCCGATTTATTCACTAACTTGGCATCAGCAAACCAAGTGGGATGGGGTGGTAGTACAACAACTCCTGCAGGTACTCCTAGTCCTCCAATGGGGTCCGGATTATTTCCAAACCATAAGACACATAGTGCCTGTTATTTTAGGTGGGTGTCATATAAAAATGAGAACCAAATTTTTTATGACACAAGAGATAATGTGACAGAAGCATTCACAGACAAGCCCAATTGCTATGGTGCTAAATTCTATGGATATGAGAAAGATATTGGATCTATTCTTCAATTTGGTGGACCTGGAGGCCAATGTGACAATTGATTCATAATTCTTTTTTGGTAACATACATAATATTTGATCAACCTTTGTTTTGAAGttcattaataaattataatattaatattgagAATAATATCATTTATTGGTGAAATATGCAttcaagtattttttttattattttatctccATGTAATATTTTCAATGTCATTTAACAaagataattttatttaataaaaaaagttaaaatttagTGGGATTTTATTTCACGCAATCATGTTAAACTCCTAGTAATTTAGAGTTTTGACAATTAGATTGGTTGAGAGCTTTGCTGCAATGCTTTACGAAATATTGTTTAAGTTTACAAATCTACCctgtatatataataatttCGAGTCCTCGAAGAGTGAGATTCTTTATTTTAACACTTGCTCTTTTATAATGCCACGTCAGATTGGATTCGTTTCAGATTTCAGGGTT
This is a stretch of genomic DNA from Lotus japonicus ecotype B-129 chromosome 1, LjGifu_v1.2. It encodes these proteins:
- the LOC130730053 gene encoding uncharacterized protein LOC130730053 — protein: MSDVCRQRTLIPSVYDEESILVLYEVGSANQRVDGMQNTLQEELELETQLKLINKPPVKSIKTKFGYIVDCIDINKQPAFDHPLLKNHKLQRKPNNKKKIGNPNLRNSLSKLKFGLEKPCPKGTVPLRRTTKNDLIGAKSLLDNQVLAQQRPGYHSHVAEVHINPLGTYYGVNGTTSVWQPIVEKDQSSAAFTWVRNGPLNATNEIDFGWHVAPQLYNGDVGTHLFAQWTRDTFQKTGCYNVLCSGYMQTDPRHYLGERLHPTSVPDGDLYEIHIAIVQDIVTRNWVLNFNGIDIGYFPADLFTNLASANQVGWGGSTTTPAGTPSPPMGSGLFPNHKTHSACYFRWVSYKNENQIFYDTRDNVTEAFTDKPNCYGAKFYGYEKDIGSILQFGGPGGQCDN